The stretch of DNA CTGGCATCACGCCCCTCGAATTATTTGAACGGAAATAACACCCGGCAATAAAATCTGCTTCGTATTGGCTGGAATATCGTTTTGCGCGCCGTTAAGCAGAATATCCGTCACCGATAATACGCTCACACCCGCAACAACATAGGCCACATAGGCCACATAGGCCAAGCGGCTATATGCGTAGCCTGTGCCCACACCCCCTGCGGCAATGTCATTACGTAGCGCTTCTATCAGCGCCGCTCGAGCGGTATCCAGATCGACATTTTCAGGCACCGTCACCGTCATAGTGGCAGAGACTAACAAAACGCTAGGTCTTTGCACGGCGAAACCAACGCCCAACGCTCTTTGTTCATCAATCGCCGAATAAACACGCGATAGAAGGTCATCGGAAGACGCACCGCTACCGTCATCGATAACAGCCGTGAAAAACCCATCGCGAGAGACACCGTCAGGCGTTTCGCCATCCATCAGCGCGTAAGTCAAATTAGTCTGTAACCCTGCAACGCTCCCCGCGATCGCCGCCCGGCAACCTGCCGCTTTGGCTGCAAGCCAAACGGGAAACCGCGCTTTCAATTCCGCATCGGTTTCCGCATCCGATCCATTTCCGAACGCACTCGCATTCGTCACGGTATCGATACCCGAGACCGACGTTCCCATCAACGAAATCGCTCCCATGGCGACATTTCCTGAAACCCCCGCCACAATAGCCTGCACAGGCACATTGACCGACGCCACTCCAGCCGCACGCACATATCCCGTGGCCCGATCGGACCATGCCGGATGCGAACGATCCTCCATCACGCGAAAGGTGACCGCCGATACTGTCCGAACCGTTACTCCCGGCCGTATCACCGCCGATTGATGTAGCGGTGAAAAACTCGTCAGCGTCACCATCCCGGTTGATGATGTACCCGCTAGCCGGGTCATACCGAAATCATTGACGAAACTATCGCAATCGACACCGCCAC from Kozakia baliensis encodes:
- a CDS encoding baseplate J/gp47 family protein; the encoded protein is MTLSLRSFGSTVATAVATAQSSCAQLLDMGVGTPGRALMESVAGVGLWLQFLGLQILCRTRLATCGGVDCDSFVNDFGMTRLAGTSSTGMVTLTSFSPLHQSAVIRPGVTVRTVSAVTFRVMEDRSHPAWSDRATGYVRAAGVASVNVPVQAIVAGVSGNVAMGAISLMGTSVSGIDTVTNASAFGNGSDAETDAELKARFPVWLAAKAAGCRAAIAGSVAGLQTNLTYALMDGETPDGVSRDGFFTAVIDDGSGASSDDLLSRVYSAIDEQRALGVGFAVQRPSVLLVSATMTVTVPENVDLDTARAALIEALRNDIAAGGVGTGYAYSRLAYVAYVAYVVAGVSVLSVTDILLNGAQNDIPANTKQILLPGVISVQIIRGA